Genomic window (Deltaproteobacteria bacterium):
ATCTGAGTCACAGACTTCCTGTCCCTGCCGATAGCGAGCAGAATGCGCAGTCTGTTCTCATCGGCCAGGCTCTTGCAGATTGCCGCGACAGGTTTAACGAGTAACTCCAAGATGTGCTCCTTTTGCTTATTTCAACATATAAATGAATATTAATATTATTGCAAGCGGAAAACTGCGCCCTGGGTTTCATGAGTTCAATGACGAATTTATTTATCCAGGACTCAGTGCTGAGTTGGCAATTGCTATCAAGGTAAATCTTCAAAATACTTCACTCTATTTGCGAATCGAAGGATTAAGGAAGGGGATTCTTGCCGGGGCTGCACTCTGCCCTTGTTGGCTGCCTCTAGAGGTTGGCTCTGTCAAGTATGCAACAGGGGACTCTGTACTTTTTGAGATGCAGATTATTAGTGACGAGCGTCAAGCGCTCCACCTTTACCTGGGATATGCTGGTTATTACCATTTGAACCACCTCTTTTTTCTAGTTTGACCTGACCAGACCAGACCATAAAATCAAAAACTTTCTTGTTCCCACAACATGCCAACACTCAGCCTTATGCTTGATTATCGGTTCGCGATTGGTTCCAGCCGCAAAAAAACAACCAATGTCAATTCCCGGTGTGAAATCTATGCGCATTGCATCCGGGCAAATCGTGATACTGTGTATTTATTACGCATGTGGACCTGGATAATTTCGAGCTTGCAGCTAACTCTCACATGGAATTATGAGTTTCTATCATTATATTTCCTTTCTTTTCAATATATTAGGTAACACTTTCTTCTAGAGCTAAATTAGACCTCTCCGTGGCATGCTCGTTGCTCTTCACTCAGGCAACAGTCCTGGTGTGGTCCGGACCCCGACTGAAGGATCCTTTCAGACAAAAGCTGATAGGACATTTTACCCATCAGGAAAAGAGAAACCCAAGGAGGTGAAACTATGCTTACCAAAAAATTCAAGACAGCAGTGCTTCTGGTAATGCTACTGGTATTGACTATACCCGTAGCTGTCAGTGCCAGTGCAGAGAAAACAGTCGATGGACAGATAGTGGGCTTGAACTATGCTACTCAGGGCCATCAATATTCCACCCAGATGATGCTGGTACACGCTCAATTTGAACCTGATTTTGTTTTGCTGATCAGCCCACAAAAGCACTATATGCTCCCCAACCTTCCGCGTGACGTCAAAGTCAAATACTTGGGCGAGGTGGTGAGAACCAAAGGGAAAATAGATGCCAAGGGGACTTCAATAATTGTGAACGAGCTCGAGGTCAAGAAAGGGAACACCTACCAGGTGGTCTGGTCGCAAAAGCTGCAGAAACAGACCATGTATGACCTGTACCAAGTTGAATAGAGCCAACCTGTCTGCGGGGGAGGCCCGGCTTGATGCCAGGCAAATCCCCCGCAGTGTGTCAGGGTATTGCAGTGATTCGACATCCAACTCGGATTTACCCAGGGAAGTTCCTGCCTTCTGAAGGCCTGAATCGCCAGCCCAGGAGATTGAATACACTATGACTAAGGCCCATCACAACACTTTGCCCATTGGAGCTGTGCTTGACGACAAGTGGGTGATCCTCGAGCTTATTGGCAGGGGCGGCATGGGCGAAGTGTATCGGGCATATCAACTAAATCTGAAGCGCGACATTGCCCTCAAGGTCATTTCTCAGGAGTGGCTGGAGTCTCTCGAAGACGAGCCCGAGGAAGTCGACAACGCCCTGCACCGCTTTCGGCGAGAAGTGCAGGCAATGGCACAGATTCGCCATGTGAACGTGGTGCAGGTATACGACCAGGGCACACTCATCATTAAAATGAATGATCATGATATCCCCATCGAATACATTGCCATGGAATACGTTCCCGGCGCAGACCTGCGCGCCACCATGCCCGAGCAAGGATTCTATCCCGACGAAGAGGCGGTAAGAAACTGGCTGCGAAACTACTTCCTGCCGGTTATCCGAGGGGTGCGGGCATTGCACCAGGCGGGCATAATTCACAGAGATTTGAAGCCGCACAATGTCCTGCTCGACGGCACAACTCCCAAAATCGTCGATCTCGGTCTAGCGCGCTCTTGCAAATTGGAGCCAGTGACCAGATCCATGGATGTGAAGGGTACACCACCCTATATGTCTCCAGAGCAATTTTACGATTTTGGCAGAGTGGACGAACGGGCAGACATCTATGCTCTTGGCAAAATTCTCTACGAAGCAGTAGACGGCAAAATTCCTCACGGCGCGACTCCCTTTCAGAAAGCAACGCTGGCAAATACCAAGACGGCCTTCTTTGAAAAACTGGACCGGATCATTCAGAAGACCACGGAACCAGACAAGAAACTGAGAATTGCCTCTGCCGCAGAACTGCAAGAGGTTATCCTGCAGTTAACTGGACACACCCGGGAAGTGCAGCCCTCGAGCAAGAAGAAGCCAACAGGACCACGAAGCCGGAGAAGCCTTCTGACCCTAGCAGTGGTTTTGTTGTTTATTGCCATCGGCAGCATATTGACTTTTTCACTGCTGACGGGAGGCCGAAAAACGGGCCCTCCTATTGGGCCTTCTGCTCCAGAGGCAAATCCTGGACAGGAAACAGTGCTTGAGGAGGAAAGCAAACCTGGTTCTCTGCCGCCAAATGCCTCTCTAGCTGCGGAAATACTCGAGGGAAAAGACGGCGTAAAAATGAGGTTGATACCAGCCGGCAAGGTAGAGCTCCCAGCACAACTCTGGCTGCAGGCAGGAACACGGCGGGAAGTCGACTCCTTCTATCTGGACGAAACGCAGGTAACGAACCACCAGTATGTTGAATTCCTCAACCGGCACGCATTGCCGGGCCTCAAAGTAGACGGAGGAGTAGTGCGGGATGACAGCGGCAACATCTGGATGTTTCTTGGTGAGGTGCTCGAGGGCTATGAACCCATTGTATTCAAAGACGGCAAGTTTCGCATCAAGAATTCAGCTCATGCTGCCTGTCCTGTTCTCCGAGTTACAGCTTATGGCGCCCAGGCCTACGTCAGGTTTTATGGGGAACGGCTACCTACAGAGAGCGAGTGGCTCCTGGCACTGGGGAAAGGATCAATAGATGGTGGAAACCCCAAAAAGGTTTCCTCTGAGGAAAGCAGAACAATGGAAATGGACATGGCCCGGATGCATGAAGGCATGTATGGCCAGGGGCAAGCAGCTGACCAGTACCGCAAGCCCCGGCTGCCCTTTCCTTTTCCGGTAATGCTTTTCAAACCAAATCAGTATGGCATTCGCGGCTTGAATGAGAGTGTAGGAGAGTGGGCTATTCGCACCTGGAAAGGCACCTCGAAACAAGGCAAAGTGTCCTGGCAATTTGTTGTTCTAGGAGGGGTTCCCAGGGCAACTGCTGCAGAGACAACCTCTCCCACAATAGTGCCGCGCCACCCATGGGAAGCATTCGAAGAGGTTGGCTTCCGCGGAGCCCTCAGCCTGACTGGACAGAGATGACAGTTCTTACTGTTTCTTGAGGACAACCAGGGTAATATCATCTGTTTGTGGGGATTTTCCCCGAAAACGAGAGAGTTCGTCGATGATGGCCTGCACCAATTCCTGAGCAGTGCTCTCTTTGTGTCTGCGGATGATTGCACGCAGCCGCGCTTTGCCGTACATCTCACCTTCCGAATTCTCTGTTTCCCAGATGCCATCAGTGCCAATCAGGATAATCTGAGAGGTGTGCCAGTCAGCGTAGCTGTTCTCCTGAAAAGACCACTCCTCGTCAATTCCCAGGGCAATGCCGTCGCCTCGCAGCTCAACAAATGAATCAGCAGCCGGATCATACAACAGTGCCGGCTCATGTCCAGCTCTCACCCACTCCAATTCAGAATTTTCTGGATCGATTGCTGTAAAAAACAGGGTCATAAAATTCCCGGAGGCAGAAGTATCGAGAGCAAGAAGTCGGTTAACATCTGTTACCAGCTGCCCAAGTCTGCCACCCTGAGCCACTCTGCTGCGCAACAGTGCCCTCACCGTGGTCATGAGAAGAGCGGCTGAGACGCCGTGGCCTGCCACATCGCCCACAGTTACTCCCAGCCGGCCATTGCTTAGGGGCGAGAATTCCAGAAAATCATAGTAGTCTCCACCTGTTTCATCACAATAGATGCTCGTGCCCGCAATATCCACACCCTTTACTTGTGGTGCTGTAGCAGGCAGAAGATTCTGCTGCACCTCCATGGCAAGAGTAAGTGCTTCCTTCAAGCGCAACCGCTCCTCAAGATGAACAACCATGGTATTGAAATTCCGTATGAGCTGGCCTACTTCGTCATCTGCCCGGACACTGGGCAGTGAGCTGAAATCATTATGTGCTATTCTGTCGGCCGCCTCAGATACCTCTTTGATTGAAAGAATGGGCTTTCTCGTTACCCAGCGGATCAACAATAGAATAGCCAGAATGAAAACCGAGCCCGTGAGGGTATAGTAGGTTCTGAAGCGCACTATGGGCTCAAGGATTTTGTCCCCAGGAGCTATCAGGACGATGCTCCATGGGGCTTTCTCCAGTCTGTAGAATCCGCTTACCTCGTCAGGAGGGTGCCCTTTGCCGAAAACAGTGCCCCAGGATTTTTCTTTCATTGCGCTGAGGGTCGCCAGTTCTAACAAACTCTTGTTCTCTCCGAGAAACTTGCGAGTGTGGTCAGTACACATGAGCACCCTGCCAGTGTCATCCACCAGAAACGCCTGATTACTCTGCCACCAGCCTGCGGTCACCACATTCTTCACCAGATAGTCAAAACGCACAGTCACCTCGAGCTTTCCCACCAGGCGATCCCTGCTGTCGCTCAACTCTGAAATGATCGACACGGTTTCGTGCTGCACCAGAGAATCGAAGCGTGGCGGGGTTATCTCCTTTACCCAGCCCCGGTGAAAACGCATCATCATTGGCCATTTCCCGCGAGTCTCTTTCTCAGAAGCTGACGGCAGGGTATCTGACTCCTTCCCCGTCATACGTCCCCGGCGACTCATTCTCCATTGGCTGCCTTGAGCAGAACCCGAGGTCATGTGGGACTGGCTTCCTTCTGTGGTCAGGGCAACTCGGGCCACTCCCTCGAGCCCTTGCAACTGTTCCAGGATCCAGCTCTGAATGGCACTATTATCCGGTATGCCGCCTGTTTTATGGAAAAGATCGAGCAATTCCCTGGGACGGTCCAAACGCATGTCCACATCATGCGCTGCCCGCTGCAGCTTGAGGATGGCAGCTTCCTGCCATTCTGCAAACAGAATGTTTCTGGCATACAGAAAGCCCACTATTCCCATTGCCACCAGAAGCAATGTTACCGGCAGCAGCAGGAAAAATAGAAGTCTCTGCTGCAAACTTCTTGTCCTGATCAACAGGTTGCTCCTTGGTTTTTTGGTATCGTCATTAGAGAGCAGTTCCTGTAGGGCTTTGACATCTTGGTGAGGCATCGGAGCAAGATGCCGCTCCTACCGGAGCCTTGCTGATAACTGATAACGGTTGATGGCAAAATGAAAGTGCACCCCTTTCACCGCCCGATTGCTGGCGGCTAACCTTCAGGCTGAACCAGCGGCCAGTATTACAATGGCGCCATGGCGCAATTGCTTGTCGAAATAGCTATCAACACAGGACAACGCAGGCTAAAGTCTGCGGCTACCAACATATTGCCAACACCTCTACTGATGACTGATAACTCCTCAATTGATCCCATATTCCTTGAGCTTCAGCTGCAGGGTTCGCCTGCTGATGCC
Coding sequences:
- a CDS encoding protein kinase: MTKAHHNTLPIGAVLDDKWVILELIGRGGMGEVYRAYQLNLKRDIALKVISQEWLESLEDEPEEVDNALHRFRREVQAMAQIRHVNVVQVYDQGTLIIKMNDHDIPIEYIAMEYVPGADLRATMPEQGFYPDEEAVRNWLRNYFLPVIRGVRALHQAGIIHRDLKPHNVLLDGTTPKIVDLGLARSCKLEPVTRSMDVKGTPPYMSPEQFYDFGRVDERADIYALGKILYEAVDGKIPHGATPFQKATLANTKTAFFEKLDRIIQKTTEPDKKLRIASAAELQEVILQLTGHTREVQPSSKKKPTGPRSRRSLLTLAVVLLFIAIGSILTFSLLTGGRKTGPPIGPSAPEANPGQETVLEEESKPGSLPPNASLAAEILEGKDGVKMRLIPAGKVELPAQLWLQAGTRREVDSFYLDETQVTNHQYVEFLNRHALPGLKVDGGVVRDDSGNIWMFLGEVLEGYEPIVFKDGKFRIKNSAHAACPVLRVTAYGAQAYVRFYGERLPTESEWLLALGKGSIDGGNPKKVSSEESRTMEMDMARMHEGMYGQGQAADQYRKPRLPFPFPVMLFKPNQYGIRGLNESVGEWAIRTWKGTSKQGKVSWQFVVLGGVPRATAAETTSPTIVPRHPWEAFEEVGFRGALSLTGQR
- a CDS encoding SpoIIE family protein phosphatase; the protein is MIRTRSLQQRLLFFLLLPVTLLLVAMGIVGFLYARNILFAEWQEAAILKLQRAAHDVDMRLDRPRELLDLFHKTGGIPDNSAIQSWILEQLQGLEGVARVALTTEGSQSHMTSGSAQGSQWRMSRRGRMTGKESDTLPSASEKETRGKWPMMMRFHRGWVKEITPPRFDSLVQHETVSIISELSDSRDRLVGKLEVTVRFDYLVKNVVTAGWWQSNQAFLVDDTGRVLMCTDHTRKFLGENKSLLELATLSAMKEKSWGTVFGKGHPPDEVSGFYRLEKAPWSIVLIAPGDKILEPIVRFRTYYTLTGSVFILAILLLIRWVTRKPILSIKEVSEAADRIAHNDFSSLPSVRADDEVGQLIRNFNTMVVHLEERLRLKEALTLAMEVQQNLLPATAPQVKGVDIAGTSIYCDETGGDYYDFLEFSPLSNGRLGVTVGDVAGHGVSAALLMTTVRALLRSRVAQGGRLGQLVTDVNRLLALDTSASGNFMTLFFTAIDPENSELEWVRAGHEPALLYDPAADSFVELRGDGIALGIDEEWSFQENSYADWHTSQIILIGTDGIWETENSEGEMYGKARLRAIIRRHKESTAQELVQAIIDELSRFRGKSPQTDDITLVVLKKQ